In the genome of Sphingomonas naphthae, one region contains:
- a CDS encoding M13 family metallopeptidase, which translates to MNHFKTLLAAASCAALAVSAAPMIAAAATATPAAKPKLGTFGVDLTGMDKAVKPGDDFYKYVNGGWDARTEIPADKASYGGFIILRDLSDTRTREVVEAAAKGSSSAQAKKAGDLYASFMDEAGIEAKGAAPLKPDLARIDAIRTPADLAAAFANNSREGINAPIRVGVGIDAKNPDAYVVSVGQGGLGLPDRDYYLVQDNPKFAAARTAYQAHVARMLTLAGIAGADAKAKAIFDLETQIAQAQWSRVESRQAEKRYNPIPTTQIATRYTGFDWATLLKTNKLDTQPQVIVGQPSAIEGIAKLTQSVPLATWKDYLAFHLISARADVLPKSFVEEDFAFSKVLSGTPQLKDRWKRGVDFVNAGMGDAVGELYVAKYFPPEAKAKADELVKNILVAMKGRLEKVTWMTPETRTKALAKLASFRPKIGYPDKWEDYSALQVARDDAYGNENRMVALDYDKDVAKLGKPVDRGEWHMTPQTVNAYANPVWNEIVFPAAILQPPFFDPNADPAVNYGAIGAVIGHEISHHFDDQGRKFDATGRLADWWTPDDVTRFKTYTDRVVAQYGAYEVRPGVKVNGNLTLGENMADLAGVTVAYDAYQVSLKGKNAPVIDGFTGDQRFFLGFGQVWQNKTRDEALLRQVTTDPHTPGMFRPYVVRNLDSWYKAFDVQPGTKFYLTPEQRIKVW; encoded by the coding sequence GTGAACCATTTCAAGACCTTGCTCGCCGCCGCGTCCTGCGCCGCGCTGGCCGTTTCCGCCGCCCCGATGATCGCCGCCGCCGCGACCGCCACCCCCGCCGCCAAGCCCAAGCTTGGCACCTTCGGGGTCGATCTGACCGGCATGGACAAGGCGGTGAAGCCGGGTGACGATTTCTACAAATATGTGAACGGCGGCTGGGACGCGCGCACCGAAATCCCCGCCGACAAGGCCAGCTACGGTGGCTTCATCATCCTGCGCGATCTTTCCGACACCCGCACCCGCGAAGTCGTCGAGGCTGCCGCCAAGGGCTCGTCGAGCGCGCAGGCCAAGAAGGCCGGTGATCTCTACGCCAGCTTCATGGACGAAGCCGGGATCGAGGCGAAGGGCGCCGCGCCGCTGAAGCCCGATCTCGCCCGCATCGACGCGATCAGGACGCCCGCCGATCTCGCCGCCGCCTTCGCCAACAACAGCCGCGAAGGCATCAACGCGCCGATCCGCGTGGGCGTCGGCATCGATGCCAAGAACCCGGATGCCTATGTCGTCAGCGTCGGCCAGGGTGGGCTCGGCCTGCCCGATCGCGATTATTATCTGGTGCAGGACAATCCCAAGTTCGCCGCCGCCCGCACCGCCTATCAGGCGCATGTCGCCAGGATGCTGACCCTGGCGGGCATCGCCGGGGCCGACGCCAAGGCCAAGGCGATCTTCGATCTCGAGACGCAGATCGCGCAGGCGCAGTGGAGCCGGGTCGAGAGCCGCCAGGCGGAGAAGCGCTACAACCCCATCCCCACCACGCAGATCGCCACGCGCTACACCGGCTTCGACTGGGCGACCCTGCTCAAGACCAACAAGCTCGACACGCAGCCGCAGGTCATCGTCGGCCAGCCCAGCGCGATCGAGGGTATCGCCAAGCTGACGCAGAGCGTGCCGCTGGCGACGTGGAAGGATTATCTCGCCTTCCATCTGATCTCGGCCCGCGCGGACGTGCTGCCCAAGTCGTTCGTCGAGGAGGATTTCGCTTTCTCCAAGGTGCTGAGCGGCACCCCGCAGCTGAAGGACCGCTGGAAGCGCGGCGTCGATTTCGTCAACGCCGGCATGGGTGACGCGGTGGGCGAACTGTACGTCGCCAAATATTTCCCGCCCGAGGCCAAGGCCAAGGCCGACGAGCTGGTGAAGAACATCCTCGTCGCGATGAAGGGCAGGCTGGAGAAGGTCACGTGGATGACCCCGGAGACGCGCACCAAGGCGCTCGCCAAGCTCGCCAGCTTCCGCCCCAAGATCGGCTATCCCGACAAGTGGGAGGATTATTCCGCCCTCCAGGTCGCGCGGGACGACGCCTATGGCAACGAGAACCGCATGGTCGCGCTCGACTATGACAAGGATGTCGCCAAGCTCGGCAAGCCGGTCGATCGCGGCGAGTGGCACATGACCCCGCAGACAGTGAACGCCTACGCCAATCCGGTGTGGAACGAGATCGTCTTCCCGGCCGCCATCCTCCAGCCGCCCTTCTTCGATCCGAACGCCGATCCGGCGGTGAATTACGGCGCGATCGGCGCCGTCATCGGCCACGAGATCAGCCATCACTTCGACGATCAGGGCCGCAAGTTCGACGCCACTGGTCGCCTCGCCGATTGGTGGACGCCCGACGACGTCACCCGTTTCAAGACCTACACCGACCGCGTCGTCGCCCAGTACGGCGCCTATGAGGTGCGGCCCGGCGTGAAGGTGAACGGCAACCTCACCCTCGGCGAGAATATGGCCGATCTGGCGGGCGTGACCGTCGCCTACGACGCCTATCAGGTCTCGCTGAAGGGGAAGAACGCGCCCGTGATCGACGGCTTCACCGGCGACCAGCGCTTCTTCCTCGGCTTCGGCCAGGTGTGGCAGAACAAGACCCGCGACGAGGCGCTGCTGCGCCAGGTGACCACCGATCCCCACACGCCGGGCATGTTCCGCCCCTATGTCGTCCGCAATCTGGACAGCTGGTACAAGGCGTTCGACGTGCAGCCGGGCACGAAATTCTATCTGACGCCCGAACAGCGCATCAAGGTCTGGTAA
- a CDS encoding bifunctional metallophosphatase/5'-nucleotidase: MTVRYLALAAMALLSGCAGRQTPYRAAAPGSVAVKLIALNDFHGALEPPKKSIAAPARAGGTVEVPAGGVAYLASAVASLKAANPNNAVVAAGDMISASPLISALFLDEPAIEAMNRVGLDYSALGNHEFDKGRQELFRITHGGCTKYTSRTPCQVDKAYAGARFGYLAANTLDEAGKPLFAPYAIKRIGGAKVGFIGLTLKDVPLIVDPAGIAGLSFPDEAATANALVPELRRQAVDAIVVLIHQGGRVTGGYNGCDGLDGDIKPILAKLDPAIDVVVSGHTHRAYVCDYAAIDPARPFLLTSAGSNGTLLTDIDLTIDRKAHKVTAKRATNVIVQGEGYKARSGDVALTEDYPRFPAAKPLSDLVARYAEEAKVVVSRPAGRLGGAAPKPTDAGGESIIGDLVADAMLAAMKPAGAELAFTNQGGIRAGLEPAADDSLNYGQIFSVLPFGNSIVVTGLTGRQILAVLEQQFDDSTARPTPYVLLPSANTRFSYDLSKPRGSRVVTVTVDGQPLVPDRTYRVALNSFLANGGDDFPGFKAGTDTRTGMNDVDALERYLAGPNLVMPPVADRTTEVKSK, translated from the coding sequence ATGACCGTTCGATATCTTGCGCTGGCCGCGATGGCCCTCCTCTCCGGCTGCGCCGGCCGCCAGACGCCTTATCGCGCGGCGGCGCCCGGCAGCGTCGCCGTGAAGCTGATCGCGCTCAACGACTTCCACGGCGCGCTGGAGCCGCCGAAGAAGTCGATCGCGGCGCCCGCCAGGGCGGGCGGCACGGTGGAGGTGCCGGCCGGCGGCGTCGCCTATCTCGCCTCGGCGGTGGCGAGCCTGAAGGCGGCCAACCCGAACAATGCCGTCGTCGCGGCGGGCGACATGATCTCGGCCTCGCCCCTGATTTCCGCCCTGTTCCTCGACGAGCCCGCGATCGAGGCGATGAACCGGGTCGGCCTCGATTACAGCGCGCTCGGCAATCATGAGTTCGACAAGGGGCGGCAGGAACTGTTCCGCATCACCCACGGCGGCTGCACGAAATACACGTCGCGCACGCCCTGTCAGGTGGACAAGGCCTATGCCGGCGCGCGGTTCGGCTATCTCGCCGCCAACACGCTCGACGAGGCGGGCAAGCCTTTGTTCGCGCCTTATGCGATCAAGCGGATCGGTGGCGCGAAAGTGGGCTTCATCGGCCTGACCCTGAAGGATGTCCCGCTGATCGTCGACCCGGCCGGCATCGCCGGGCTCAGCTTCCCCGACGAAGCCGCGACCGCCAACGCGCTGGTGCCCGAACTGCGCCGGCAGGCGGTGGATGCGATCGTCGTCCTGATCCATCAGGGCGGGCGGGTGACCGGCGGCTACAATGGCTGCGACGGGCTCGATGGCGACATCAAGCCGATCCTCGCCAAACTCGATCCCGCGATCGACGTGGTCGTCTCGGGCCACACCCACCGCGCCTACGTCTGTGATTACGCGGCGATCGACCCGGCCCGCCCCTTCCTGTTGACGAGCGCGGGCAGCAACGGCACCTTGCTGACCGACATCGACCTCACGATCGACCGCAAGGCCCACAAGGTGACCGCCAAGCGCGCCACCAATGTGATCGTGCAGGGCGAAGGCTATAAGGCGCGCAGCGGCGACGTGGCGTTGACCGAGGACTATCCCCGCTTCCCCGCGGCCAAGCCGCTGAGCGATCTGGTCGCGCGCTATGCCGAAGAGGCCAAGGTGGTCGTCTCGCGCCCGGCCGGGCGGCTCGGTGGCGCGGCGCCCAAGCCGACCGACGCGGGCGGCGAGAGCATCATCGGCGATCTGGTGGCGGACGCGATGCTGGCGGCGATGAAGCCGGCGGGCGCCGAACTGGCCTTCACCAACCAGGGCGGCATCCGCGCCGGGCTGGAGCCGGCCGCCGACGACAGCCTGAACTACGGGCAGATCTTCTCCGTCCTGCCCTTCGGCAATTCGATCGTGGTGACGGGCCTCACCGGCCGGCAGATCCTGGCGGTGCTGGAGCAGCAGTTCGACGACAGCACCGCGCGGCCGACGCCTTACGTCCTGCTTCCCTCCGCCAACACGCGCTTCAGTTACGACCTGTCGAAGCCGCGCGGATCGCGGGTCGTGACGGTGACGGTAGACGGCCAGCCACTGGTGCCCGACCGCACCTACCGCGTGGCGCTCAACAGCTTTCTAGCCAACGGCGGGGACGATTTTCCGGGCTTCAAGGCTGGCACCGACACGCGCACCGGCATGAACGACGTCGACGCGCTGGAGCGATATCTCGCCGGGCCGAATCTGGTGATGCCGCCCGTCGCAGACCGGACGACCGAGGTGAAATCGAAGTAA
- the otsB gene encoding trehalose-phosphatase has product MNRIAPPPADLLAGASLFLDFDGTLVEMAPRPDAVVVDEPLRLLMRDLLRALDGRLAIITGRSIAQIGGLFGDLRTAVSGSHGLEFCWADGRRAAPDAPAWLPGAYVQARALAEANEGVVIEEKPFGVALHYRLRPEAEAACHALATAIAEQGGGVLQPGKMMVEVRPAGDDKGSAVRRFMADPAMAGTVPIFIGDDLTDEPAFVAARELGGHGILVGPDRDTAANFALGSVSETLAWLRAALGDHE; this is encoded by the coding sequence TTGAACCGGATCGCGCCCCCGCCGGCCGATCTTCTCGCAGGTGCGAGCCTGTTTCTCGACTTCGACGGCACGCTCGTCGAAATGGCACCCCGGCCCGACGCGGTCGTCGTCGACGAGCCGTTGCGGCTGTTGATGCGCGATCTCCTGCGCGCGCTCGACGGGCGGCTGGCGATCATCACCGGGCGGTCGATCGCGCAGATCGGCGGGCTGTTCGGCGATCTGCGCACGGCGGTCAGCGGCAGCCACGGGCTGGAATTCTGCTGGGCCGACGGGCGCCGCGCCGCGCCGGATGCGCCCGCCTGGCTGCCCGGCGCCTATGTCCAGGCGCGCGCGCTGGCCGAAGCCAACGAAGGCGTGGTGATCGAGGAGAAGCCGTTCGGCGTCGCGCTGCATTATCGCCTGCGGCCCGAGGCGGAGGCGGCGTGCCATGCGCTCGCCACCGCCATCGCCGAACAGGGCGGCGGCGTGCTCCAGCCCGGCAAGATGATGGTCGAGGTGCGCCCCGCCGGCGACGACAAGGGCAGCGCCGTGCGCCGGTTCATGGCCGATCCGGCGATGGCCGGAACCGTCCCGATATTCATCGGCGACGACCTGACCGACGAGCCCGCCTTCGTCGCCGCGCGCGAATTGGGCGGCCATGGTATTCTCGTTGGGCCAGACCGCGACACGGCGGCGAATTTTGCGCTAGGCTCGGTCTCCGAAACGCTCGCCTGGTTGCGCGCGGCACTGGGAGACCATGAATGA
- a CDS encoding glycoside hydrolase family 15 protein: MTDLDLWPIGNCQVSALIDRQGRFVWACVPRVDGDPLFSALIGGEEPEAGYWSIELENGAEIEQHYIRNTPILVTRHRDTAGNAIEVIDFCPRHQRLGRSYRPVAFARIVRPIAGSPRIRVKLRPTCDWGRPCSPHNGGSNHLRYLLGGHSMRLTTTGPVGMIETERSFRLERPLHFFLGPDESFSSDVATTLDQMLSQTTAEWQHWVRGLAVPLEWQDVVIRSAITLKLCQHEETGAIVAALTTSIPEHHGSQRNWDYRYCWIRDAYYTVQALNRLGALDVLEAYLGYLRNVVDQAEGGHIQPLYGVLGEAQLEEGFAERLAGYRGMGPVRVGNQAYEQIQHDAYGQIVLSNVQAFFDQRLYRVSGVEDFVALEKVGERAWAFYDQPDAGLWELRTRQSVHTYSSAMCWAACDRLANAAERLQLFDKQAFWNDRADKIRARIIEAAWRPETGRMSATFSGDDLDASLIQLLDLRFLSPSDERFQGTLAAVEEGLRRGSHMLRYATEDDFGLPETAFNVCTFWLIEALQATGRSADARALFEEMLTRRTSSGLLSEDIDPVTGELWGNYPQTYSLVGMINCAAMLSKPWTSIR; the protein is encoded by the coding sequence ATGACCGACCTCGACCTCTGGCCCATCGGTAACTGCCAGGTCAGTGCGCTGATCGATCGGCAGGGGCGCTTCGTGTGGGCGTGCGTGCCCCGCGTGGACGGCGATCCGCTGTTCTCGGCGCTGATCGGCGGCGAGGAGCCGGAGGCGGGCTATTGGTCGATCGAGCTGGAGAATGGCGCCGAGATCGAGCAGCATTATATCCGCAACACCCCGATCCTCGTCACCCGCCACCGCGATACCGCCGGCAACGCGATCGAAGTGATCGACTTCTGCCCGCGTCACCAGCGGCTCGGCCGCTCCTATCGCCCGGTCGCCTTCGCGCGCATCGTGCGGCCCATCGCCGGCAGCCCGCGCATCCGCGTGAAGCTGCGCCCCACCTGCGACTGGGGCCGCCCCTGCTCGCCGCACAATGGCGGGTCGAACCATCTGCGCTATCTGCTCGGCGGCCATTCGATGCGGCTGACCACCACCGGCCCGGTCGGCATGATCGAGACCGAGCGCAGCTTCCGCCTCGAGCGACCGCTGCATTTCTTCCTCGGCCCGGACGAGAGCTTCTCCTCCGATGTCGCCACCACGCTCGACCAGATGCTGTCGCAGACCACCGCCGAGTGGCAGCATTGGGTGCGCGGCCTGGCCGTGCCGCTCGAATGGCAGGATGTGGTGATCCGATCGGCCATCACCCTGAAGCTGTGCCAGCATGAGGAGACCGGCGCGATCGTCGCGGCGCTGACCACCTCGATCCCCGAACATCACGGGTCGCAGCGCAACTGGGACTATCGCTACTGCTGGATTCGCGACGCTTATTACACGGTGCAGGCGCTGAACCGGCTGGGCGCGCTCGACGTGCTGGAAGCGTATCTGGGCTATCTGCGCAACGTCGTCGATCAGGCCGAGGGCGGGCATATCCAGCCGCTCTACGGCGTGCTGGGCGAGGCGCAGCTGGAAGAGGGCTTTGCCGAACGGCTGGCGGGCTATCGCGGCATGGGCCCGGTGCGCGTGGGCAATCAGGCCTATGAGCAGATCCAGCACGACGCCTACGGCCAGATCGTCCTGTCCAACGTGCAGGCCTTCTTCGACCAGCGGCTCTATCGCGTCTCCGGCGTCGAGGATTTCGTCGCGCTGGAAAAGGTCGGCGAGCGCGCTTGGGCCTTCTACGATCAGCCCGACGCCGGCCTGTGGGAGCTGCGCACCCGCCAGAGCGTCCATACCTACTCCTCGGCGATGTGCTGGGCGGCGTGCGACCGTCTGGCGAACGCCGCCGAGCGGCTGCAATTGTTCGACAAGCAGGCTTTCTGGAACGACCGCGCCGACAAGATCCGCGCGCGCATCATCGAAGCCGCGTGGCGGCCGGAGACGGGGCGCATGTCCGCGACCTTCTCGGGCGACGATCTCGACGCCAGCCTGATCCAGCTGCTCGACCTGCGTTTCCTGTCGCCCTCCGACGAGCGGTTCCAAGGCACTTTGGCGGCGGTGGAGGAGGGGCTGCGGCGCGGATCGCACATGCTGCGCTACGCCACCGAGGATGATTTCGGCCTGCCCGAAACCGCGTTCAACGTCTGCACCTTCTGGCTGATCGAAGCCTTGCAGGCGACGGGCCGCAGCGCCGACGCGCGCGCCCTGTTCGAAGAGATGCTGACCCGCCGTACGTCGTCCGGGCTCCTGTCCGAAGACATCGATCCCGTCACCGGCGAACTGTGGGGCAATTACCCGCAGACCTATTCGCTGGTGGGCATGATCAACTGCGCCGCGATGTTGAGTAAACCCTGGACGTCTATCCGATGA
- the otsA gene encoding alpha,alpha-trehalose-phosphate synthase (UDP-forming), which yields MSRLIVVSNRVSAPRGSHSGAQGGLAVALSAALQEYRGIWFGWSGEVTDQFTGQISFEREHGVTTATIDLEPQDVEEYYDGYANRTLWPLFHYRVDLAEFERGFADGYQRVNERFAQTLMPLIEPDDVVWIQDYHLLPLGQELRRRGARERMGFFLHIPWPPRRLLSTLPVAEELVRTLFAYDVIGFQTDEWLQSFLDYVREEMGGHIEGDHVVLGERRIRVMACPIGIDAENFAQLARSPQARMAYRNMRDSAVGRDMIIGVDRLDYSKGLEERFLGYERFLKEHPAARKEVFLLQIAPPSRAAVESYRIIRASLDSLSGRVNGAYADLDWVPIRYVNQGYSRDVLAGVYRAAKIGLVTPLRDGMNLVAKEYVAAQDPEDPGVLILSRFAGAASQLTAAVLVNPHSAEEISDAIMTALRMRREERIERWRSLMDNVEREDVVWWRQTFVSALMGEDQALLVDSEPSGD from the coding sequence ATGAGTCGATTGATCGTCGTTTCCAATCGTGTTTCCGCCCCGCGCGGCTCCCATTCGGGCGCGCAGGGCGGGTTGGCCGTCGCATTGTCGGCGGCGTTGCAGGAATATCGCGGCATCTGGTTCGGCTGGTCGGGTGAGGTGACCGACCAGTTCACCGGCCAGATCAGCTTCGAGCGCGAGCATGGCGTCACCACCGCCACGATCGATCTCGAGCCGCAGGACGTGGAAGAATATTACGACGGCTACGCCAACCGGACCCTGTGGCCGCTCTTTCACTATCGCGTCGATCTGGCCGAGTTCGAGCGGGGTTTCGCCGACGGATACCAGCGGGTCAACGAGCGCTTCGCCCAGACGCTGATGCCGCTGATCGAGCCCGACGATGTCGTCTGGATTCAGGATTATCATCTGCTGCCGCTCGGGCAGGAGCTGCGCCGTCGCGGCGCGCGCGAGCGGATGGGGTTCTTCCTCCACATCCCCTGGCCGCCGCGCCGCCTGCTTTCGACCCTGCCGGTGGCCGAGGAACTGGTCCGCACGCTGTTCGCCTATGACGTGATCGGCTTCCAGACCGACGAGTGGCTGCAATCCTTTCTCGATTATGTCCGCGAGGAGATGGGCGGCCATATCGAGGGCGACCATGTCGTCCTCGGTGAGCGGCGCATCCGCGTGATGGCCTGCCCGATCGGCATCGACGCCGAGAATTTCGCGCAACTGGCGCGCAGCCCACAGGCGCGCATGGCCTATCGCAACATGCGCGACAGCGCCGTCGGCCGCGACATGATCATCGGCGTCGACCGGCTCGATTATTCGAAGGGGCTGGAAGAACGCTTCCTCGGCTACGAACGCTTCCTGAAGGAGCATCCCGCCGCCCGCAAGGAGGTGTTTCTCCTCCAGATCGCGCCGCCCTCGCGCGCGGCGGTGGAAAGCTACCGCATCATCCGCGCCTCGCTCGACAGCCTCTCGGGGCGGGTCAACGGCGCCTATGCCGATCTGGACTGGGTGCCGATCCGCTACGTCAACCAGGGCTATTCGCGCGACGTGCTGGCGGGCGTCTATCGCGCCGCCAAGATTGGGCTGGTGACGCCGCTGCGCGACGGGATGAACCTCGTCGCCAAGGAATATGTCGCGGCGCAGGATCCGGAGGATCCGGGCGTGCTGATCCTGTCGCGCTTCGCCGGCGCCGCCTCGCAACTGACGGCCGCCGTGCTGGTCAATCCGCACAGCGCGGAGGAGATTTCCGACGCGATCATGACCGCGCTGCGCATGCGCCGCGAGGAGCGGATCGAACGCTGGCGCTCGCTGATGGACAATGTCGAGCGCGAGGATGTCGTCTGGTGGCGGCAGACCTTCGTCTCCGCCCTGATGGGTGAGGATCAGGCCTTGCTGGTGGACAGCGAACCTTCGGGCGACTGA
- a CDS encoding mechanosensitive ion channel family protein, whose product MASILADIPEWVRSILIVAVAVLVALMTHYVVMKVAARAARRTVTQTDDIIIRHMHRASRWLLVALALVIVQPALKLDGQELELWRRVAGLVIPGLIGWLAVKILSASTDIILFKADISVEDNLRARRRRTRASILHRILVATVILATFCLMLMSIPAVRTVGVTLIASAGLAALAIGAAAQPALKNLIAGLQMAFTEPIRLDDVVIIDNEWGRIEDIRLTFVVVRIWDDRRLVVPVSKFLEESFQNWTRETSQLLGAVVWYLDPAADIPRLREKLGEIIAANPRWDKRFFNMQVTDSKTDAIEVRALMTAKDASTAFDLRCDVREAVLAYIRTDMPEALPRHRGDLSLLQSPEGSLSTSKA is encoded by the coding sequence ATGGCGTCCATCCTGGCCGACATCCCGGAATGGGTGCGCTCGATCCTGATCGTGGCGGTCGCGGTGCTCGTGGCGCTGATGACCCATTATGTCGTGATGAAGGTCGCCGCGCGCGCCGCGCGCCGCACCGTGACGCAGACCGATGACATCATCATCCGCCACATGCACCGCGCCAGCCGCTGGCTGCTGGTGGCGCTGGCCCTCGTCATCGTCCAGCCCGCGCTGAAGCTCGACGGACAGGAACTGGAACTGTGGCGCCGGGTCGCGGGCCTCGTGATACCCGGCCTGATCGGCTGGCTGGCGGTGAAGATCCTGAGCGCCAGCACCGACATCATCCTGTTCAAGGCCGACATCAGCGTGGAGGACAACCTCCGCGCCCGCCGCCGCCGTACGCGCGCCTCGATCCTCCACCGCATCCTCGTCGCCACCGTGATCCTGGCGACCTTTTGCCTGATGCTGATGAGCATCCCCGCCGTCCGCACGGTGGGCGTCACCCTGATCGCCTCGGCCGGTCTCGCCGCACTGGCGATCGGCGCGGCCGCCCAGCCCGCGCTCAAGAACCTGATCGCCGGTCTCCAGATGGCCTTTACCGAGCCGATCCGCCTCGACGACGTGGTCATCATCGACAATGAATGGGGCCGGATCGAGGATATCCGCCTGACCTTCGTGGTGGTCCGCATCTGGGACGACCGGCGGCTGGTGGTGCCCGTCTCCAAATTCCTGGAGGAGAGCTTCCAGAACTGGACGCGCGAGACCAGCCAGTTGCTCGGCGCGGTCGTCTGGTATCTCGATCCCGCCGCCGACATCCCCCGCCTGCGCGAGAAACTGGGCGAGATCATCGCCGCCAACCCGCGCTGGGACAAACGGTTCTTCAACATGCAGGTGACCGACAGCAAGACCGACGCGATCGAGGTCCGCGCGCTGATGACCGCCAAGGATGCCTCGACCGCTTTCGATCTGCGCTGCGACGTGCGCGAAGCGGTCCTGGCCTATATCCGCACCGACATGCCCGAAGCCCTGCCCCGGCATCGCGGCGATCTGTCGCTGCTTCAGTCGCCCGAAGGTTCGCTGTCCACCAGCAAGGCCTGA